TTGCCGATACCTCGGCCAACGTGCTGATCGAAGGCGAGACCGGCACCGGCAAGGAACTGGTCGCCCGTTGCCTGCACGACTTCAGCCGGCGCCACCAGCAGCAGTTCGTCGCCCTGAACTGCGGCGGCCTGCCCGAGAACCTCTTCGAAAGCGAGATCTTCGGCCACGAGGCCAACGCCTTCACCGGCGCCGGCAAACGGCGCATCGGCAAGATCGAGCACGCCCACCAGGGCACGCTGTTCCTCGACGAAGTGGAAAGCATGCCGATCAACCTGCAGATCAAGCTCTTGCGCGTGTTGCAGGAGCGTACCCTGGAGCGCCTCGGTTCCAACCAGAGCGTGGCCGTGGATTGCCGGGTGATCGCCGCCACCAAGTCGGACCTGGACGAAATGAGCCGGGCCAAGGAGTTTCGCAGCGACCTGTACTACCGCCTCAACGTGGTGACCCTGGAACTGCCGCCCCTGCGCGAACGCCGCGAAGACATCCTGCAGTTGTTCGAGCATTTCCTGCAGCAGTCGTCACTGCGCTTTGACCGCGCGGTGCCGGAGCTGGACAACCAAACCCTGTCGACCCTCATGAGCCACGACTGGCCGGGCAACGTGCGCGAGTTGCGCAACGTCGCCGAACGCTTTGCCCTCGGCCTGCCGGCCTTCAAGAAGCCCGGCAGCAGTGTCGCCCAGGGGCTGGGCTTTGCCGAGGCGGTGGAAGCCTTCGAGCGCAACCTGCTCAACGATGCCTTGCAGCGCAGCGGCGGCAACCTGACCCAGGCCAGCCAGGAGCTGGGCATGGCCAAGACCACCCTGTTCGACAAGGTCAAGAAGTACGGCCTGAGCCACTAACCCAAGGCGCGAGTAACCATGGATCTATTGTTGAAGGCCGCCCTGGGCGCGGCGGTGGTGGTGATTCTGGCGGCCCTGGCCAAGACCCGGAACTACTACATCGCCGGCCTGGTGCCGCTGTTCCCGACCTTTGCCCTGATCGCCCACTACATCGTCGGCAAGGGCCGCTCCCTCGATGACCTGAAGACCACCATCCTGTTCGGCATGTGGTCGATCATTCCCTACTTCGTCTACCTGGCGACCCTGTATGTGATGGTCGACCGCCTGCGCCTGGAAGCTTCCCTGGCGGTAGCCGCCGTGGCCTGGCTGATCGCCGCGACGATCCTGGTCAGCGTCTGGGTGCGCCTCCACGCCTGAGCTCCCGCCCTTCCCGTAGGAGCGAGCTTGCTCGCGAAGCCTGCGCCGCGGTCTTTCGCCGGCAACCCGGCAACGACCCTGGCCCGACCCTTGCATTTACCCGGCAAAGCCCGTCCAGCCTGCGTTCGAGCGGTATCACGCAGTTTTCTGGAGGGCGCTGCCATGGGTAAAGAACACTTTGAATATCTTAGATCTCGACCACAGCCTGACCGCCCAGGAGCCGATCATCCGACGCCTGAACAGCGGCCAGGCGCGGCGTCTCGACCTGCTGGACCTGGGGCCCAAGCTGCGCCTGTGGTCCACCGAGCGCACCTACCGTCACTTCACCGAACGCCTGCGCCAGCGGCCCCGCCACAGCGGCCCGCAGCCGGAAATCTTCTTTGTCGGCTCCGGTGACTATCACCACCTGACCCCGGCCTTTCTCGGCGACCTGCAAGAGCCGGTGAGCCTGATCCACTTCGACAACCACCCGGACTGGGTACGCCTGGCTCCGCGCCGGCATTGCGGCTCCTGGGTCAACCGGGCGCTGAAACTGCCGCACATCCAGCGCATCGTCACCCTTGGCCCCTGCAGCGAAGACCTGCACAACCCACAACTGCGCGGCGGCAATGTCGCCGCCCTCA
The DNA window shown above is from Pseudomonas protegens CHA0 and carries:
- a CDS encoding sigma-54-dependent transcriptional regulator, encoding MNNELTVLIVEDDPHVLLGCQQALALEDIPCIGVGSAEEALAQVGENFPGIVVSDIRLPGIDGLELLNRLKARDRSLPVVLITGHGDISMAVGAMQKGAYDFMEKPFSPERLVDVARRALEQRGLAREVTSLRRQLAERSSLEGRIIGRSPAMQNLRELIANVADTSANVLIEGETGTGKELVARCLHDFSRRHQQQFVALNCGGLPENLFESEIFGHEANAFTGAGKRRIGKIEHAHQGTLFLDEVESMPINLQIKLLRVLQERTLERLGSNQSVAVDCRVIAATKSDLDEMSRAKEFRSDLYYRLNVVTLELPPLRERREDILQLFEHFLQQSSLRFDRAVPELDNQTLSTLMSHDWPGNVRELRNVAERFALGLPAFKKPGSSVAQGLGFAEAVEAFERNLLNDALQRSGGNLTQASQELGMAKTTLFDKVKKYGLSH
- a CDS encoding GlpM family protein, with product MLKAALGAAVVVILAALAKTRNYYIAGLVPLFPTFALIAHYIVGKGRSLDDLKTTILFGMWSIIPYFVYLATLYVMVDRLRLEASLAVAAVAWLIAATILVSVWVRLHA